The following coding sequences lie in one Anticarsia gemmatalis isolate Benzon Research Colony breed Stoneville strain chromosome 16, ilAntGemm2 primary, whole genome shotgun sequence genomic window:
- the LOC142979570 gene encoding uncharacterized protein LOC142979570 isoform X1: protein MLQNWLFLLLAVGMVWSYPRLFETKSFKVGIEYEHSLPMKGGSDRYRHRNNYDPFFVTITAKARAGYVITYMEVTGTIDAGGELDFHLVRGSTGSTTMTFQLVSNHSDFLSYSYLTYGIKEDEYKKLANIITLPMTNTGNTLQNNGVAIIAILFSLVTVLLKCV from the exons atgttGCAAAATTGGTTGTTCTTGTTGTTGGCTGTTGGTATGGTGTGGAGTTACCCACGTTTGTTTGAAACCAAGAGTTTTAAGGTTGGAATTGAATATGAAC attcCTTACCAATGAAGGGTGGCTCAGACAGGTACCGCCACAGGAACAACTATGATCCTTTCTTCGTCACAATCACTGCTAAAGCAAgg GCAGGCTACGTAATAACCTACATGGAAGTCACAGGGACGATCGACGCGGGCGGCGAGCTGGACTTCCACCTGGTCCGAGGGTCCACCGGCTCCACCACCATGACCTTCCAACTGGTCTCCAACCACAGCGACTTCCTCTCATACTCTTACTTGACATACGGCATCAAGGAAGATGAGTACAAAAAG CTCGCGAATATAATAACGCTGCCAATGACAAACACGGGCAACACGCTACAGAATAATGGAGTTGCGataattgctattttattttcattggtaACAGTATTGTTAAAAtgcgtttaa
- the LOC142979570 gene encoding uncharacterized protein LOC142979570 isoform X2 — protein sequence MLQNWLFLLLAVGMVWSYPRLFETKSFKVGIEYEHSLPMKGGSDRYRHRNNYDPFFVTITAKARAGYVITYMEVTGTIDAGGELDFHLVRGSTGSTTMTFQLVSNHSDFLSYSYLTYGIKEDEYKKVISVTQPGFF from the exons atgttGCAAAATTGGTTGTTCTTGTTGTTGGCTGTTGGTATGGTGTGGAGTTACCCACGTTTGTTTGAAACCAAGAGTTTTAAGGTTGGAATTGAATATGAAC attcCTTACCAATGAAGGGTGGCTCAGACAGGTACCGCCACAGGAACAACTATGATCCTTTCTTCGTCACAATCACTGCTAAAGCAAgg GCAGGCTACGTAATAACCTACATGGAAGTCACAGGGACGATCGACGCGGGCGGCGAGCTGGACTTCCACCTGGTCCGAGGGTCCACCGGCTCCACCACCATGACCTTCCAACTGGTCTCCAACCACAGCGACTTCCTCTCATACTCTTACTTGACATACGGCATCAAGGAAGATGAGTACAAAAAGGTGATTTCTGTCACGCAACCTGGCTTTTTTTAG
- the LOC142979569 gene encoding serine protease inhibitor swm-1-like isoform X2, with the protein MQGFAFSFVCLVAFSTGVYIAKEECPPNEEYLLCGSSCAFNCSAPEEQVLCDEECYEGCFCKAGFLRNENDTCVPSQQCFYGKDSICGPNEEFLACGTACPLTCKQPEPLICGLACSMGCFCKSGYVRDTVNDKCVTLDQCPVEKCLNKNEEYDICNAACEPSCADPEPICTKICTGGCVCAPGLLRSATGDCVTVDKCGNYTETGALTKYLNAINKLLTL; encoded by the exons AGGAATGTCCTCCCAACGAAGAGTATTTACTCTGCGGGTCGTCGTGTGCGTTCAACTGTTCAGCTCCAGAGGAACAGGTGCTGTGTGATGAGGAGTGCTATGAAGGCTGCTTCTGTAAGGCTGGCTTCTTGAGGAATGAGAACGATACGTGTGTGCCTTCTCAACAGTGCTTCTATG gcAAGGACTCTATCTGCGGTCCAAACGAAGAATTCCTGGCTTGCGGCACAGCTTGCCCTTTGACTTGCAAGCAGCCTGAACCCCTAATCTGTGGGTTAGCTTGCAGTATGGGATGCTTCTGCAAGTCTGGATATGTACGAGACACGGTTAATGATAAGTGTGTGACGTTAGACCAGTGTCCTGTTG AAAAATGTCTGAACAAAAACGAAGAATACGACATTTGCAACGCAGCCTGTGAGCCTTCCTGCGCAGATCCAGAACCGATTTGTACTAAAATCTGCACAGGGGGATGCGTATGCGCACCAGGTCTGTTGCGCAGTGCCACCGGCGACTGTGTTACTGTCGACAAATGCGGGAACTACACAGAAACCGGCGCTCTGACTAAGTATTTGAATGCTATTAACAAACTATTGACattgtag
- the LOC142979569 gene encoding von Willebrand factor-like isoform X1 — protein sequence MENCFRSDTLRFFTCCFKLNELETSNEFVFNLLYFTGKEECPPNEEYLLCGSSCAFNCSAPEEQVLCDEECYEGCFCKAGFLRNENDTCVPSQQCFYGKDSICGPNEEFLACGTACPLTCKQPEPLICGLACSMGCFCKSGYVRDTVNDKCVTLDQCPVEKCLNKNEEYDICNAACEPSCADPEPICTKICTGGCVCAPGLLRSATGDCVTVDKCGNYTETGALTKYLNAINKLLTL from the exons ATGGAAAATTGCTTCCGTTCCGATACGCTACGGTTTTTCacttgttgttttaaattaaacgaaTTGGAAACCTCCAAcgagtttgtttttaatttactttattttaccgGTAAAG AGGAATGTCCTCCCAACGAAGAGTATTTACTCTGCGGGTCGTCGTGTGCGTTCAACTGTTCAGCTCCAGAGGAACAGGTGCTGTGTGATGAGGAGTGCTATGAAGGCTGCTTCTGTAAGGCTGGCTTCTTGAGGAATGAGAACGATACGTGTGTGCCTTCTCAACAGTGCTTCTATG gcAAGGACTCTATCTGCGGTCCAAACGAAGAATTCCTGGCTTGCGGCACAGCTTGCCCTTTGACTTGCAAGCAGCCTGAACCCCTAATCTGTGGGTTAGCTTGCAGTATGGGATGCTTCTGCAAGTCTGGATATGTACGAGACACGGTTAATGATAAGTGTGTGACGTTAGACCAGTGTCCTGTTG AAAAATGTCTGAACAAAAACGAAGAATACGACATTTGCAACGCAGCCTGTGAGCCTTCCTGCGCAGATCCAGAACCGATTTGTACTAAAATCTGCACAGGGGGATGCGTATGCGCACCAGGTCTGTTGCGCAGTGCCACCGGCGACTGTGTTACTGTCGACAAATGCGGGAACTACACAGAAACCGGCGCTCTGACTAAGTATTTGAATGCTATTAACAAACTATTGACattgtag